The genomic region CTCTTCCCATCGGCACCCAAGAACTGATCGCAATTTTGTCGGTTCCGTATCAGGTCCGTCCAAATAAATTGCTAGGCTATCGCAACTGGTAATTCCTACCGACTCCCATTCTTTTTGAAAACGATCCCAACTATTTCCAATCTCATTATAAGGTCCTTTATGAGTAGTATAAAAAATTTCAGTTGGACCAAATGATTCACGATTCACCGTTACCTGCTGAAACCCACCCATATAACTATAAAAGGCGATTCCAAGTAGAACCAAGACAACAATAGTGATACCAATATTTTTTCCCTTTTTCATCTTTTTCTCCTTTTCTTTTATTAAAAGAGAAAATAAAAAAGGCAATTAGAATTTTAAGGGATGATTGTATTGTTTTTTTGACTGGGAATTGATTGCCTGGGAGAGAAGTTACTGAATAAGAATTATCTGCCTTCCGAAAAACGGAGCAACGTAATTTTACCAAATTTCAAACTAGATTTACACTTGCGAAAATAAGATTTTGTCTAAATCGTTTATATGATAAGGCGAAGAAAAATGAACCCATTGAGAATTTATTTACTCATCCTTTTTATTTTCATTGGATTTGGAATTTCATTAAATTCAGAACCATTGTCGGAGACTAACCAAAAAGCGATTGATGCCTTTTACCAGAAAAACTGGTCTCAGGCAGAAATTTGGTTCAAAGAAAGTTTAAAGAAAAATCCAAGTGACCCATATGCAAACTATAACTTGGCATGCGTTTACACTATCCTATTAAGTCAATGCGAGTATTTGACAGAAGAACAAGACGTTTTTCAGTTATTAAATCATGCAGTCAAAAACAAAAAGTCTTACAAAAGTTTGATGCTGAAAGACAAAGATCTTTCGTTACTTCGTAATACATACAGATTTAATGAAATTGCAGGGCTCAGCCCAAAAGAGATCTTTGCAAATATTATTTGGTATGGCCCAAGTCCAGGTGCTTACGGGCCCATCTCGAATCTTAAGTTTGATAAAAATGGATCATTTGAATT from Leptospira meyeri harbors:
- a CDS encoding tetratricopeptide repeat protein — protein: MNPLRIYLLILFIFIGFGISLNSEPLSETNQKAIDAFYQKNWSQAEIWFKESLKKNPSDPYANYNLACVYTILLSQCEYLTEEQDVFQLLNHAVKNKKSYKSLMLKDKDLSLLRNTYRFNEIAGLSPKEIFANIIWYGPSPGAYGPISNLKFDKNGSFEFSLVSFRESDGSLEIPKFKGKYQWISEDKIQLEFQNLPSSFPNQTKKRQARWNKDRLEIEGFEYQFVDSPDRCSA